The DNA region CGTTCATGTCTATGGAAAACCTAAAGCATACGGGTTCATTAAAAAGCTGGTTTTTCCGGATCGTTGTGACAACATCCCTGGATTTCATACGAAAACAGAAAAAAGTCCAAATCATGGACGATGAAAAACTGGAGGTCGTGCTGCCAAGCAGCCAAGACCATTATCCGAATCTGGACCTGGCAAGATCACTGGATGAACTGCCGGACAAATACCGGATCGTGATTATCCTCCGATTTTTTGAAGATATGAAGATCGAAGAAATTGCTGAAGTGCTCCATGAGAATCTCAGTACCGTGAAAACAAGGCTCTATCAAGGACTGCAGAAGCTGCGATTGAACATGAGCGAGGAAGACCAAGAGGAGGAGCGACGATAATGCATGACAAGCTGAATAGGATGAAGCAGGAGTATGAGTCCATTCCTATTCCCGATGAATTAAACGAGATGGTGAACAGAACGATCGCCTCCCGGCGAAAAAAAA from Paenibacillus ihbetae includes:
- a CDS encoding RNA polymerase sigma factor; its protein translation is MRGGRKLEKLLIQCITENQERAYRLAYSYVRNKEDALDIVQDAIHKAFMSMENLKHTGSLKSWFFRIVVTTSLDFIRKQKKVQIMDDEKLEVVLPSSQDHYPNLDLARSLDELPDKYRIVIILRFFEDMKIEEIAEVLHENLSTVKTRLYQGLQKLRLNMSEEDQEEERR